The proteins below come from a single Xiphophorus hellerii strain 12219 chromosome 14, Xiphophorus_hellerii-4.1, whole genome shotgun sequence genomic window:
- the tmem102 gene encoding transmembrane protein 102, with amino-acid sequence MESLMNAVTPRSPAPVKKLSEVDFRSGATLEQLSAQVSELVLLEQGEFGDQTALEVHTAKDFIFNMLGLVQKVDQRLPVANEYLLLSGGAREGVLDLNPEDLGEYAKGADFDLDFTLLVPALKLHDRNQPVTLDMRRSPPCHSWLSLRLCDSNVLSRWSVCCQEDSGLPTEEDEEEEEMGKGSIPSLGSPQSLDGCYFSPSLVVDWFWGVVSEAVEELRRSPQRGIPTPDRLERNGPLTTIILQAGSSRVLYDLLPVVSFRGWPAVAQGWLTANHFWDGKITEEEAISGFYLLPCCSPLGGRPDREWRLAFSRSEVQLKKCIPYPMAQAFQAAKAVLSRILARPRSGLSLYHLRTLLFWACDRLPSAYLSCPEPDAPGRLLLGLLDDLAHCILGKNCPNYFLPQCNMLEHLSDGQALLVARKLAHVRSDPSEHLRAALDQARQAGQLKKELAGGAANGHGSPGLHPANGIISPSEDKLAQRLQQLVTENPGKSISVFLNPDDVSRPHFRIDDKFY; translated from the exons ATGGAGTCGCTGATGAACGCGGTGACGCCGCGCTCGCCGGCCCCCGTTAAGAAGCTGTCCGAGGTGGACTTCCGCTCAGGGGCCACGCTGGAGCAGCTGTCGGCCCAGGTGTCGGAGCTGGTGCTGCTGGAGCAGGGGGAGTTTGGAGACCAGACTGCCTTAGAGGTCCACACTGCCAAGGATTTCATCTTCAACATGCtcg GTTTAGTCCAGAAGGTGGACCAGCGCCTCCCGGTGGCCAACGAGTACCTGCTGCTGTCCGGCGGCGCCCGGGAAGGCGTCCTGGACCTGAACCCGGAGGACCTGGGCGAGTACGCCAAGGGGGCCGACTTCGACCTGGACTTCACCCTGCTGGTTCCCGCCCTGAAGCTGCACGACCGCAACCAGCCGGTGACCTTGGACATGAGGCGCTCGCCGCCGTGCCACTCCTGGCTCAGCCTGCGCCTCTGCGACTCCAACGTCCTGTCGCGCTGGAGCGTCTGCTGCCAGGAGGACAGCGGGCTCCCCAccgaggaagacgaggaggaggaggagatgg GTAAAGGCTCCATCCCGTCGCTGGGCTCCCCTCAGTCCCTGGACGGCTGCTACTTCTCGCCCAGCCTGGTGGTGGACTGGTTCTGGGGGGTGGTGAGCGAGGCTGTGGAGGAGCTGAGGCGCAGCCCGCAGAGAGGCATCCCGACCCCGGACCGGCTGGAGCGGAACGGACCCCTGACCACCATCATCCTCCAG GCGGGCTCCAGCCGGGTTCTGTACGACCTGCTGCCGGTGGTGTCGTTCCGGGGCTGGCCCGCCGTGGCCCAGGGCTGGCTGACGGCCAACCACTTCTGGGACGGTAAAATCACGGAGGAAGAAGCCATCTCCGGGTTCTACCTGCTGCCCTGCTGCTCCCCGCTGGGCGGCCGGCCCGACCGCGAGTGGAGGCTGGCCTTCTCCCGCAGCGAG gtccagCTCAAGAAGTGCATCCCGTACCCGATGGCGCAGGCCTTCCAGGCGGCCAAGGCGGTTCTGTCCCGCATCCTGGCCCGGCCTCGATCCGGCCTCAGCCTCTACCACCTGCGCACGCTGCTGTTCTGGGCCTGCGACCGACTCCCATCCGCATACCTGTCCTGCCCCGAGCCCGACGCCCCCGGCCGCCTCCTCCTGGGTCTGCTGGACGACCTGGCGCACTGCATCCTGGGTAAGAACTGCCCCAACTACTTCCTGCCGCAGTGCAACATGCTGGAGCACCTGAGCGACGGCCAGGCGCTGCTGGTGGCCAGGAAGCTGGCCCACGTGCGTTCGGACCCCAGCGAACACCTGCGGGCCGCCCTGGACCAGGCGCGGCAGGCGGGCCAGCTGAAGAAGGAGCTGGCGGGCGGCGCCGCCAACGGACACGGTTCGCCAGGACTCCACCCGGCCAACGGCATCATCTCGCCGTCGGAGGACAAGCTGGCGcagcggctgcagcagctggtgaCGGAGAACCCCGGGAAGTCCATCTCGGTCTTCCTGAACCCCGACGACGTGTCTCGGCCGCACTTCCGCATCGACGACAAGTTCTACTGA